A portion of the Streptomyces sp. NBC_00376 genome contains these proteins:
- a CDS encoding MFS transporter has translation MPQLNKLRTALPGGPGGNTAVPPSARLRTALTVFFALDGFLFAGWVVRIPAIKHQTGASAATLGLALLGVSAGAVVTMVFTGRLCRRFGSHPVTVACGVLLSLAIALPAQTRSAPALGMVLLVFGAAYGGMNVAMNSAAVDLVAALRRPVMPGFHAAFSLGGMVGAGLGGLVAGGLSPATHLLALTGAGLLVTAVAGPVLLRHPAPRPAVRAPGTEEPRRLSGRTRRLVLLFGLIALCTAYGEGALADWGALHLEQDLHAHPGVAAAGYSLFALAMTAGRLSGTALLERLGQTRTLVLGGATAAVGMLLGSLAPSTWPALLGFAVTGLGLANIFPVAVGRAGELAGAGGVAAASTLGYGGMLLGPPAIGFLTDWFSLPVALTTVALLATTAAALGYGARNATHAPAA, from the coding sequence GTGCCGCAACTAAACAAACTGCGGACGGCCCTACCGGGGGGACCGGGCGGAAACACCGCCGTACCCCCGTCGGCCCGCCTCCGTACCGCCCTGACCGTGTTCTTCGCCCTCGACGGCTTCCTCTTCGCCGGCTGGGTGGTCCGCATCCCGGCCATCAAGCACCAGACCGGCGCCTCCGCCGCCACTCTGGGCCTCGCGCTGCTCGGGGTCTCCGCCGGGGCCGTGGTGACCATGGTGTTCACCGGCCGGCTGTGCCGGCGCTTCGGCAGCCATCCGGTGACCGTGGCCTGCGGCGTCCTGCTCTCCCTCGCCATCGCCCTTCCCGCACAGACGCGTTCGGCCCCGGCGCTCGGCATGGTCCTGTTGGTCTTCGGTGCCGCGTACGGCGGGATGAACGTGGCGATGAACAGCGCCGCGGTCGATCTGGTCGCCGCGCTGAGGCGCCCCGTGATGCCCGGCTTCCATGCCGCCTTCAGCCTCGGCGGCATGGTCGGCGCCGGGCTCGGCGGGCTGGTCGCGGGCGGCCTCTCCCCGGCCACCCATCTCCTCGCCCTCACCGGGGCCGGGCTCCTGGTCACCGCGGTGGCCGGGCCGGTGCTGCTGCGTCACCCGGCGCCCCGGCCCGCGGTCCGGGCACCGGGCACCGAGGAGCCTCGGCGGCTGAGCGGGCGGACCCGCCGACTGGTGCTCCTGTTCGGCCTGATCGCACTCTGCACCGCCTACGGTGAAGGCGCCCTGGCCGACTGGGGCGCACTCCACCTGGAGCAGGACCTGCACGCCCACCCCGGCGTCGCGGCCGCCGGCTACTCCTTGTTCGCGCTGGCCATGACGGCGGGCCGGCTCAGCGGCACGGCCCTGCTCGAACGGCTCGGCCAGACCCGCACCCTCGTCCTGGGCGGTGCGACGGCCGCCGTCGGGATGCTGCTCGGTTCGCTCGCCCCCAGCACGTGGCCGGCCCTTCTGGGCTTCGCGGTCACCGGGCTCGGCCTGGCCAACATCTTCCCGGTCGCGGTCGGCCGGGCCGGTGAGCTGGCCGGGGCCGGCGGGGTGGCCGCCGCGTCGACCCTCGGCTACGGCGGGATGCTGCTCGGGCCGCCGGCGATCGGCTTCCTGACCGACTGGTTCTCGCTCCCGGTGGCCCTCACCACGGTGGCGCTGCTGGCCACCACGGCCGCGGCGCTGGGGTACGGGGCACGCAACGCGACCCATGCGCCGGCGGCCTGA
- a CDS encoding MarR family winged helix-turn-helix transcriptional regulator, with the protein MAANKSERVLVDEWRDILALHARTLCELDRELHRHGLGASDFEVLDVLAEGASEEGGCAYRMQELASRVHLSQSALSRLVARLEKDDLVRRGMCSEDRRGVQVELTAKGRERHAEVKPLQRSVLARMLDGPGE; encoded by the coding sequence ATGGCAGCGAACAAGTCCGAGCGGGTGCTCGTCGACGAGTGGCGGGACATCCTCGCGCTGCATGCCAGGACTCTCTGCGAGCTCGACCGCGAGTTGCACCGGCACGGCCTCGGCGCCAGCGATTTCGAGGTGCTCGACGTACTGGCGGAGGGGGCGTCCGAAGAGGGCGGCTGCGCCTATCGCATGCAGGAGCTGGCCTCCCGGGTCCACCTCAGCCAGAGCGCGCTGTCCCGCCTGGTGGCACGGCTGGAGAAGGACGACCTGGTGCGCCGGGGAATGTGCAGCGAGGACCGCCGGGGCGTCCAGGTGGAGCTGACGGCGAAGGGCCGGGAGCGCCACGCCGAGGTGAAGCCCCTGCAGAGGTCGGTGCTCGCCCGCATGCTCGACGGGCCGGGGGAGTGA
- a CDS encoding MFS transporter, with amino-acid sequence MTTPLNAPDSHARWSPRLWGTLLVLCAAMFLDALDVSMVGVALPSIADDLGLTTSTLQWIVSGYILGYGGLLLLGGRAADLLGRRRVFLVALGVFALASLLGGFVDSGPLLIASRFIKGLSAAFTAPAGLSIITTTFKEGPQRNRALSIYTTCAATGFSMGLVLSGLLTQLSWRWTMLLPAPIALIALVAGLKLIPHSEREDTHRGYDLPGAVTGTGAMLLLVFTVVQAPEAGWTSARTLLSFLAVAVLLTVFVTIERRTANPLIRLGVLRSGSQVRAQLGAAAFFGSYVGFQFLVTQYMQSLLGWSALETALAFLPAGVLVALSSTKIGDVVDRFGTPRVIATGFTFLVIGYALFLRITLTPSYAVVILPSMLLLGAACALTFPSLNIQATNGVDDDEQGMVSGLLNTSIQVGGAIFLAVVTAVITAHGSGDGSRQAVLDSYRPGLAVVTAVAFAGLLITLTGLRRPRPVQHTVLVTSSETDRAAGAGTTAPAQKVSVRD; translated from the coding sequence ATGACCACTCCGCTCAACGCCCCCGATTCCCATGCGCGTTGGAGCCCGCGCCTGTGGGGCACGCTCCTCGTGCTCTGCGCCGCGATGTTCCTGGACGCCCTCGACGTCTCCATGGTCGGCGTCGCGCTGCCGTCCATCGCCGACGATCTCGGGCTGACCACTTCGACCCTCCAGTGGATCGTCAGCGGCTACATCCTCGGCTACGGCGGGCTGCTGCTCCTCGGTGGCCGGGCGGCCGATCTGCTGGGCAGGCGCCGGGTCTTCCTCGTCGCGCTCGGTGTCTTCGCCCTCGCCTCGCTGCTCGGTGGTTTCGTCGACTCCGGACCGCTGCTGATCGCCAGTCGTTTCATCAAGGGACTGAGCGCCGCCTTCACCGCACCGGCCGGGCTCTCCATCATCACCACCACGTTCAAGGAGGGCCCGCAGCGCAATCGCGCCCTGTCCATCTACACCACCTGCGCGGCCACCGGATTCTCCATGGGCCTGGTCCTCTCGGGCCTGCTCACCCAGCTGTCCTGGCGGTGGACGATGCTGCTGCCCGCCCCGATCGCCCTGATCGCCCTGGTCGCGGGTCTCAAGCTGATCCCGCACAGCGAGCGCGAGGACACCCACCGCGGCTACGACCTGCCGGGCGCCGTCACCGGCACGGGCGCGATGCTGCTGCTGGTCTTCACGGTCGTGCAGGCGCCCGAGGCCGGCTGGACCTCCGCCCGCACCCTGCTGTCGTTCCTCGCCGTCGCCGTACTGCTCACCGTCTTCGTCACCATCGAGCGGCGCACCGCGAACCCGCTGATCCGCCTCGGGGTGCTGCGCTCCGGGAGCCAGGTCAGGGCGCAGCTGGGCGCCGCGGCGTTCTTCGGGAGTTACGTGGGCTTCCAGTTCCTGGTGACCCAGTACATGCAGTCGCTGCTCGGCTGGTCCGCGCTGGAGACCGCGCTGGCCTTCCTGCCCGCTGGGGTGCTGGTCGCCCTCTCCTCCACGAAGATCGGTGATGTGGTGGACCGGTTCGGGACACCGCGCGTCATCGCCACCGGGTTCACGTTCCTCGTCATCGGCTACGCACTCTTCCTGCGGATCACCCTCACCCCGTCGTACGCCGTGGTGATCCTGCCGTCCATGCTGCTGCTCGGCGCGGCCTGCGCGCTGACCTTCCCCTCGCTCAACATCCAGGCCACCAACGGGGTGGACGACGATGAGCAGGGCATGGTGTCGGGCCTGCTGAACACCTCGATCCAGGTCGGCGGGGCGATCTTCCTGGCGGTCGTGACCGCGGTGATCACGGCGCACGGCAGCGGCGACGGTTCGCGCCAGGCGGTCCTGGACAGCTACCGGCCCGGCCTGGCCGTGGTGACCGCGGTCGCGTTCGCCGGGCTGCTGATCACGCTCACCGGCCTGCGACGCCCAAGGCCCGTACAGCACACCGTGCTGGTCACTTCGTCGGAGACGGACCGTGCGGCCGGGGCCGGGACGACGGCCCCCGCGCAGAAGGTGTCCGTGCGGGACTGA
- a CDS encoding sensor histidine kinase translates to MEEQRSHGSGGGPPWAHGEPPRWLTGAPGWSTTRLAWPSTILIGAVVMIGSTIAARGQMDERAPLDLFARLLLFLSVAVLLVRHRHPVVAVFGSSAAAMIYLVAGYPYGPVFLAVAVGCFSAVVSGHRRAAWSAVGMVWLGHVLVAHWLYRWLPPSDDHPAAWGQELGIAAWVVAIIAAAEFVRVRREQWADRQAEREAAEQRRADEERLRMARELHDVLAHSISVINVQSSVGLALLDSDPEQARAALTTIKAASKEALGEVRQVLDTLRTPGDAPRAPAPGLDRLPELVEQAASTGLTVTVETEGERPAVPPGADLAAFRIVQEALTNVVRHSGSRTARVRIGYGPGRIRLSIDDEGPATGGDAGGSGNGLAGMRERAAALGGTIEAGPRADGGFRVRAELPLPSGAPGTAAHEEETP, encoded by the coding sequence ATGGAAGAGCAGCGCTCACACGGAAGCGGCGGTGGTCCCCCCTGGGCGCACGGCGAGCCGCCGCGGTGGCTGACCGGGGCGCCGGGGTGGTCCACCACCCGGCTGGCCTGGCCGTCGACGATCCTGATCGGTGCCGTCGTCATGATCGGCTCGACCATCGCGGCCCGGGGGCAGATGGACGAGCGGGCCCCGCTGGACCTCTTCGCGCGGCTGCTGCTCTTCCTGTCCGTGGCCGTGCTCCTGGTGCGCCACCGCCACCCCGTGGTGGCCGTCTTCGGCAGCTCGGCCGCAGCGATGATCTATCTGGTGGCCGGCTATCCGTACGGGCCGGTCTTCCTGGCCGTCGCCGTGGGCTGCTTCAGCGCCGTGGTCTCGGGGCACCGGCGGGCCGCCTGGTCCGCCGTCGGCATGGTGTGGCTGGGGCACGTCCTGGTGGCGCACTGGCTCTACCGGTGGCTGCCGCCCTCGGACGACCATCCCGCCGCCTGGGGACAGGAACTGGGCATCGCCGCCTGGGTGGTGGCCATCATCGCCGCCGCCGAGTTCGTACGCGTACGCCGTGAGCAGTGGGCGGACCGGCAGGCGGAACGGGAGGCGGCGGAGCAGCGCCGGGCCGATGAGGAACGGCTGCGGATGGCGCGCGAACTCCATGACGTCCTGGCCCACAGCATCTCCGTCATCAACGTCCAGTCGAGCGTGGGACTCGCGCTGCTGGACTCCGATCCGGAGCAGGCGCGTGCGGCGCTGACCACCATCAAGGCGGCCAGCAAGGAGGCGCTGGGCGAGGTGCGTCAGGTGCTCGACACCCTGCGCACCCCCGGAGACGCCCCCAGGGCCCCGGCCCCCGGACTCGACCGGCTCCCCGAACTCGTCGAACAGGCGGCGAGCACCGGACTGACCGTCACCGTCGAGACCGAGGGCGAACGGCCGGCCGTGCCGCCCGGCGCGGACCTCGCCGCCTTCCGTATCGTGCAGGAGGCGCTGACCAACGTGGTCCGGCACTCCGGATCGCGTACCGCGCGGGTCCGGATCGGCTACGGGCCCGGCCGCATCCGGCTCAGTATCGACGACGAAGGACCCGCCACCGGCGGCGACGCCGGAGGCAGCGGCAACGGGCTGGCGGGAATGCGGGAGCGGGCCGCCGCGCTCGGTGGCACGATCGAGGCGGGCCCCCGGGCCGACGGCGGCTTCCGGGTGCGCGCCGAGCTTCCACTGCCGTCCGGTGCGCCCGGCACGGCGGCACACGAGGAGGAGACACCGTGA
- a CDS encoding maleylpyruvate isomerase family mycothiol-dependent enzyme: MEIADHIKSLAAAGQLLATAAQGAGTGAPVPTCPQWRVRDLLRHTGMVHRWATAFVAEGHTSYHPDDGEPDLDGPELIDWFREGHGLLVDALDAAPAGLECWSFLPAPSPLAFWARRQAHETTIHRVDAESALGERPSPVPAALAVDGIDELLLGFHARPKSLVRTSAPRTLRMRATDADACWTVHLSQEPPRAVRTDGAPEEGSEEGLVDCELAASAKELYLTLWNRLPLAAVTVTGDPEPARIWRENSAINWSGPPRTPATGA, from the coding sequence ATGGAGATCGCGGACCACATCAAGTCCCTGGCCGCCGCAGGACAGTTGCTGGCGACCGCCGCGCAGGGGGCGGGGACCGGCGCCCCGGTGCCGACCTGTCCTCAGTGGCGGGTGCGCGATCTGCTGCGGCACACCGGGATGGTGCACCGCTGGGCGACCGCGTTCGTCGCCGAAGGCCACACCTCGTACCACCCCGACGACGGGGAACCCGATCTGGACGGGCCGGAACTGATCGACTGGTTCCGCGAGGGCCACGGCCTCCTGGTGGACGCCCTGGACGCCGCGCCGGCCGGGCTGGAGTGCTGGAGCTTCCTGCCCGCGCCGTCGCCCCTGGCCTTCTGGGCCCGGCGCCAGGCGCACGAGACCACGATCCACCGGGTGGACGCGGAGTCGGCCCTGGGTGAACGGCCGTCGCCGGTCCCGGCCGCCCTCGCGGTGGACGGGATCGACGAGTTGCTGCTCGGGTTCCACGCCCGCCCGAAGAGCCTGGTACGCACCTCGGCGCCGCGCACCCTCCGGATGCGCGCCACGGACGCCGACGCCTGCTGGACCGTACACCTCTCTCAGGAGCCGCCACGGGCCGTACGGACGGACGGAGCACCCGAAGAAGGATCCGAAGAAGGGCTCGTGGACTGCGAGTTGGCCGCCTCGGCCAAGGAGCTCTACCTGACGCTCTGGAACCGGCTTCCGCTCGCCGCGGTCACCGTGACGGGCGACCCGGAGCCCGCCCGGATCTGGCGCGAGAATTCCGCGATCAACTGGTCCGGACCGCCAAGGACGCCGGCGACCGGGGCGTAG
- a CDS encoding dipeptidase yields the protein MTARPISETIASLMPRAKAELAELVAFQSVADPAQFPKSECEAAANWVADALRAEDFQDVALLDTPDGTQSVYGFLPGPAGAPTVLLYAHYDVQPPLDESAWLSPPFELTERDGRWYGRGSADCKGGFIMHLLALRALKADGGVPVSVKVIAEGSEEQGTGGLERYAEAHPELLAADTIVIGDTGNFRVGLPTVTATLRGMTMLRVTVDTLEGNLHSGQFGGAAPDALAALIQLLASLRAEDGTTTVDGLATDTEWDGLQYPEAEFRKDAKVLDGVGLIGTGTVADRIWARPAVTVIGIDCPPVVGATPSLQASARAQISLRVPPGQDAAAATELLTAHLEAHAPWGARVAVEQVGQGQPFRADTTSPAYTSMAQAMEAAYPGEKMQTSGMGGSIPLCNTLAALYPEAEILLIGLSEPEAQIHAVNESVSPEELERLSLAEALFLRNYAESKRV from the coding sequence ATGACCGCCCGTCCGATTTCCGAGACCATTGCCTCGCTGATGCCCCGTGCCAAGGCGGAGCTGGCCGAGTTGGTGGCCTTCCAGTCGGTGGCGGATCCCGCGCAGTTCCCGAAGAGCGAGTGCGAGGCGGCCGCCAACTGGGTCGCCGACGCGCTGCGCGCCGAGGACTTCCAGGACGTCGCCCTTCTCGACACCCCCGACGGCACCCAGTCGGTCTACGGCTTCCTGCCCGGCCCGGCCGGCGCCCCGACCGTACTGCTCTACGCGCACTACGACGTGCAGCCGCCGCTCGACGAGTCCGCCTGGCTCTCGCCCCCGTTCGAGCTGACGGAGCGCGACGGCCGCTGGTACGGGCGGGGCTCGGCCGACTGCAAGGGCGGCTTCATCATGCACCTCCTCGCCCTGCGCGCCCTCAAGGCCGACGGCGGCGTCCCGGTCTCCGTGAAGGTGATCGCCGAGGGTTCCGAGGAGCAGGGCACCGGCGGCCTGGAGCGGTACGCTGAGGCGCACCCCGAACTGCTGGCCGCCGACACCATCGTCATCGGCGACACCGGCAACTTCCGGGTCGGTCTGCCGACGGTCACCGCGACGCTGCGCGGCATGACGATGCTGCGGGTCACCGTCGACACCCTCGAAGGAAACCTGCACTCCGGGCAGTTCGGCGGCGCCGCCCCGGACGCGCTGGCCGCGCTGATCCAGCTGCTGGCGTCGTTGCGCGCCGAGGACGGCACCACGACCGTCGACGGGCTCGCCACGGACACCGAGTGGGACGGACTGCAGTACCCGGAGGCCGAGTTCCGCAAGGACGCGAAGGTCCTCGACGGGGTCGGGCTGATCGGCACGGGCACGGTCGCCGACCGCATCTGGGCCCGGCCCGCCGTCACCGTCATCGGCATCGACTGCCCGCCGGTGGTCGGCGCGACGCCGTCGCTCCAGGCGAGCGCGCGGGCGCAGATCAGCCTGCGGGTCCCGCCGGGCCAGGACGCCGCCGCGGCGACCGAGCTGCTGACCGCCCATCTCGAGGCGCACGCCCCGTGGGGGGCCAGGGTCGCGGTGGAACAGGTCGGCCAGGGCCAGCCGTTCCGCGCGGACACCACCAGCCCGGCGTACACGTCGATGGCGCAGGCGATGGAGGCCGCGTACCCGGGCGAGAAGATGCAGACGTCCGGCATGGGCGGCTCGATCCCGCTCTGCAACACCCTCGCCGCCCTCTACCCGGAGGCCGAGATCCTGCTGATCGGCCTGAGCGAGCCGGAGGCACAGATCCACGCGGTGAACGAGAGCGTCTCGCCCGAGGAACTGGAGCGGCTGTCGCTCGCCGAGGCCCTGTTCCTGCGGAACTACGCGGAGTCCAAGCGGGTCTGA
- a CDS encoding geranylgeranyl reductase family protein: MSSENADAVQEHEESSVWDVVVVGGGPAGASAAYAAAVAGRRVLLLEKAELPRYKTCGGGIIGFSRDSLPPGFELPLRDRIHAVTFSLNGRLARTRRSKRMLFGLINRPEFDAGLVEEAQKAGAELRTGATVMRVEQHGASVPDRRTVAVVLSGGETVLARAVVGADGSAGRIGAHVGVKLDQVDLGLEAEIPVPATVAEDWAGRVLIDWGPMPGSYGWVFPKGDVLTVGVISARGDGAGTKRYLEDFIARLGLAGFEPKISSGHLTRCRSDDSPLSRGRVLVCGDAAGLLEPWTREGISFALRSGRLAGEWAVRIAESHDAVDARRQALNYAFAIKAGLGVEMGVGRRMLKLFERRPGVLHAVLTGFRPAWNAFAGITRGTTSLGELVRTHPLAQRALNAMDR, encoded by the coding sequence GTGAGCAGCGAGAACGCAGACGCCGTACAGGAGCACGAAGAGTCGTCCGTGTGGGATGTCGTCGTAGTCGGTGGTGGACCGGCCGGAGCATCCGCGGCATACGCGGCAGCGGTCGCCGGCCGGCGGGTGCTGCTTCTGGAGAAGGCGGAGCTTCCCCGGTACAAGACATGTGGCGGCGGGATCATCGGGTTTTCGCGTGATTCGCTGCCGCCCGGGTTCGAACTTCCGCTGCGGGACCGGATCCACGCGGTCACCTTCTCGCTCAACGGCAGGCTGGCGCGGACCCGCCGCTCCAAGCGGATGCTCTTCGGCCTCATCAACCGCCCCGAGTTCGACGCGGGTCTGGTCGAGGAGGCGCAGAAGGCGGGCGCCGAACTGCGTACGGGCGCGACCGTGATGAGGGTCGAGCAGCACGGCGCCTCGGTGCCCGACCGGCGCACGGTCGCTGTGGTGCTGTCCGGCGGCGAGACGGTCCTGGCCCGCGCGGTCGTCGGTGCCGACGGCAGCGCGGGGCGGATAGGGGCTCATGTCGGGGTGAAGCTCGACCAGGTGGACCTCGGCCTGGAGGCGGAGATCCCGGTTCCGGCCACGGTCGCGGAGGACTGGGCGGGGCGGGTGCTCATCGACTGGGGCCCCATGCCCGGCAGTTACGGCTGGGTCTTCCCCAAGGGCGACGTCCTGACGGTCGGTGTGATCTCGGCGCGGGGCGACGGGGCGGGAACCAAGCGGTACCTGGAGGACTTCATCGCCCGGCTCGGCCTCGCCGGCTTCGAGCCGAAGATCTCCTCCGGTCATCTGACGCGCTGCCGCAGCGACGACTCGCCGCTGTCACGCGGGCGGGTGCTGGTGTGCGGCGACGCGGCGGGGCTGCTGGAGCCGTGGACCCGCGAGGGGATCTCCTTCGCGCTGCGGTCGGGGCGGCTGGCCGGTGAGTGGGCGGTCCGGATCGCGGAGTCGCACGATGCGGTGGACGCCCGGCGCCAGGCGCTGAACTACGCGTTCGCCATCAAGGCGGGACTCGGCGTCGAGATGGGTGTCGGGCGGCGCATGCTGAAGCTGTTCGAGCGCCGTCCGGGGGTGCTGCACGCAGTACTGACAGGATTCCGCCCGGCCTGGAACGCGTTCGCGGGCATCACCCGCGGCACGACCTCGCTCGGCGAGCTGGTCCGTACGCATCCGCTGGCACAGCGGGCGCTGAACGCGATGGACCGCTAG
- a CDS encoding response regulator — MIRVLLADDQSLVRAGFRALLDAQPEIEVAGEAADGAEAVRLVGELRPDIVLMDIRMPHLDGLAATRAITGDARLDDVRVVMLTTFELDEYVFEAIRSGASGFLVKDTEPDELLRAVRAVVGGDALLSPGVTRRLIAEFAARSKEPAVSTGLGELTEREREVMALVGIGLSNEEIARRLVVSPLTAKTHVSRTMVKLGARDRAQLVVLAYESGLVRPGWLG; from the coding sequence GTGATCCGCGTACTGCTCGCCGACGACCAGTCGCTGGTCCGGGCGGGCTTCCGGGCCCTGCTCGACGCCCAGCCCGAAATCGAGGTGGCCGGGGAGGCCGCCGACGGTGCGGAAGCCGTGCGCCTGGTGGGCGAACTGCGGCCCGACATCGTGCTGATGGACATCCGGATGCCGCATCTGGACGGCCTCGCCGCGACCCGCGCCATCACCGGGGACGCCCGGCTGGACGACGTCCGGGTGGTCATGCTCACCACCTTCGAGCTCGACGAGTACGTCTTCGAGGCGATCCGGTCCGGGGCCTCCGGCTTCCTCGTCAAGGACACCGAACCGGACGAACTGCTGCGCGCCGTACGGGCGGTGGTGGGCGGCGACGCGCTGCTCTCGCCGGGGGTCACCCGGCGCCTGATCGCCGAGTTCGCGGCCCGTTCCAAGGAACCCGCGGTATCGACCGGGCTGGGCGAACTCACCGAACGGGAGCGGGAGGTGATGGCGCTCGTCGGGATAGGGCTCTCCAACGAGGAGATCGCCCGGCGCCTCGTCGTCAGCCCCCTCACCGCCAAGACCCACGTCAGCCGCACCATGGTGAAGCTGGGCGCCCGCGACCGGGCCCAGCTCGTCGTGCTCGCCTACGAGTCGGGGCTGGTGCGGCCGGGCTGGCTCGGCTGA
- a CDS encoding nitroreductase family deazaflavin-dependent oxidoreductase: MSQPYYLRGSALNVRMNGIVGWLARHGVSMFGSAEMSVRGRKSGQLQRIPVNPHTHEGAQYLVSARGHSQWVRNMRAAGGGELRVGRKVRAFTAVEIPDDEQKSLVIRTYLERWGWEVNDYFQGITAKSSDAELLAACPDHPVFRIAVER, encoded by the coding sequence ATGTCTCAGCCGTACTACCTCCGCGGCAGCGCCCTCAACGTCCGGATGAACGGCATCGTCGGCTGGCTCGCCCGCCACGGCGTCAGCATGTTCGGGTCGGCCGAGATGTCGGTGCGCGGCCGCAAGAGCGGGCAGCTGCAGCGCATACCCGTGAACCCCCACACGCATGAGGGCGCGCAGTACCTCGTCTCCGCCCGGGGCCACTCCCAGTGGGTGCGCAACATGCGGGCCGCGGGCGGCGGCGAGCTGCGGGTGGGCCGGAAGGTCCGGGCCTTCACCGCCGTGGAGATCCCGGACGACGAGCAGAAGTCGCTGGTCATCCGCACCTACCTGGAGCGGTGGGGCTGGGAGGTCAACGACTACTTCCAGGGCATCACCGCAAAGTCCTCGGACGCCGAACTGCTGGCGGCCTGCCCGGACCACCCCGTCTTCCGGATCGCCGTGGAGCGCTGA
- a CDS encoding MBL fold metallo-hydrolase, whose amino-acid sequence MDVVEVLPQLHMFRFPIGQAYLWQDGADLTLIDAGDIDAAPAIEGAVRGLGLDPGRIGRIVITHGHCDHYGAAQELADRHGAEILAHRLDAAVIRGEEVIADPVLLDWELPLWEHARTVPAAPPTRVDRELADGDDLGFGAGARVVHAPGHTPGSIGIHLPRHGVLFTGDCVAGVDRVMLGVFNIDRAQAVASFRRLAALEPATVCFGHGEPLTADAPALLRAAEPVG is encoded by the coding sequence ATGGACGTCGTCGAAGTACTCCCCCAGCTGCACATGTTCCGCTTCCCCATCGGCCAGGCGTACCTGTGGCAGGACGGTGCGGACCTCACCCTGATCGACGCGGGCGACATCGACGCCGCGCCCGCGATCGAGGGTGCGGTGCGCGGTCTCGGCCTGGACCCGGGCCGGATCGGCCGGATCGTGATCACCCACGGACACTGCGACCACTACGGCGCCGCGCAGGAGCTCGCCGACCGGCACGGCGCCGAGATCCTCGCACATCGCCTGGACGCGGCGGTGATCCGGGGCGAGGAGGTCATCGCCGATCCCGTACTGCTCGACTGGGAACTCCCGCTGTGGGAGCACGCGCGGACCGTTCCCGCCGCCCCGCCGACCCGGGTCGACCGCGAACTGGCCGACGGCGACGACCTCGGGTTCGGCGCGGGGGCGCGGGTGGTCCACGCCCCAGGCCACACCCCGGGCTCCATCGGCATCCATCTCCCGCGCCACGGCGTGCTGTTCACCGGGGACTGCGTGGCCGGGGTCGACCGGGTGATGCTGGGCGTCTTCAACATCGACCGGGCGCAGGCCGTGGCCTCCTTCCGGCGGCTGGCCGCGCTGGAGCCGGCCACGGTCTGCTTCGGGCACGGCGAACCGCTGACCGCGGACGCCCCGGCGCTGCTGCGCGCCGCAGAGCCAGTCGGGTGA
- a CDS encoding TetR/AcrR family transcriptional regulator, protein MSTVRGARERARIEVTAAIKDEARKQLAAEGAAKLSLRAVARELGMASSALYRYFPSRDELLTALIVDAYDSVGAAAEAAHRAAGAEAATHLARWIAVTRAVRDWALAHPHEYALIYGSPVPGYTAPQATIGPASRVGLVLIAVVADAHRADGLALPTLADDLRDEAARMVTEFAPGLPPEAATPLIAAWAQLFGLISFEIFGQFNRVVEARDVFFREAVTEMARAVGLPVGGNG, encoded by the coding sequence ATGAGCACTGTCCGAGGAGCCAGGGAACGGGCCCGTATCGAGGTCACCGCCGCCATCAAGGACGAGGCGAGGAAACAGCTTGCGGCCGAGGGCGCCGCGAAGCTGTCGCTGCGCGCCGTCGCACGGGAGCTCGGCATGGCGTCGTCCGCCCTCTACCGCTACTTCCCCAGCCGGGACGAGCTGCTCACCGCCCTGATCGTCGACGCGTACGACTCCGTCGGTGCGGCCGCCGAGGCCGCCCACCGGGCCGCCGGCGCCGAGGCCGCCACCCACCTCGCCCGCTGGATCGCGGTCACCCGGGCCGTGCGCGACTGGGCCCTCGCCCACCCCCACGAATACGCCCTGATCTACGGCTCGCCCGTGCCCGGCTACACCGCACCGCAGGCGACGATCGGCCCCGCCTCCCGCGTCGGCCTCGTCCTGATCGCAGTGGTCGCGGACGCCCACCGCGCGGACGGACTGGCCCTGCCGACGCTCGCCGACGATCTGCGCGACGAGGCCGCGCGGATGGTCACCGAGTTCGCCCCGGGCCTTCCCCCGGAGGCCGCCACCCCGCTGATCGCCGCCTGGGCGCAGCTGTTCGGGCTGATCTCCTTCGAGATCTTCGGCCAGTTCAACCGGGTGGTGGAGGCCCGGGACGTCTTCTTCCGGGAAGCGGTCACCGAGATGGCCCGCGCGGTCGGCCTGCCCGTCGGCGGGAACGGCTGA